AGTAATCATATGACCTCATCTCTTAATATAACATTTACAATAAATTATGCAGAAAATTACAATAATTTAATTGAAAAACATATCGAATAGATGAATTTATCTCCTTTTCTTATTGTTCTTTTTAGATTCACGAATCTCGATAGTGTCAGAAGAGAAACCTAAGTCAGATAAAACTTTTTTAACCTTAACCTTATGGTCACCTTGAAGCTCTATTTGACCATTTTTAGCAGTACCACCGCAAGCGCATTTTGCTTTTAGTGTTTTTGTGAGTTCTCTTATATCGATATCATGTTCATCTATACCTTCGATAATAGTCATGAGTTTTCCAAATCTTCTTCTAACTGTAAAAACTTTTAAAGATTGAACTTCACGTGCAATTTCTTCACAAACAC
The sequence above is drawn from the Methanobrevibacter sp. genome and encodes:
- the yciH gene encoding stress response translation initiation inhibitor YciH → MSKICDVCGLPEELCVCEEIAREVQSLKVFTVRRRFGKLMTIIEGIDEHDIDIRELTKTLKAKCACGGTAKNGQIELQGDHKVKVKKVLSDLGFSSDTIEIRESKKNNKKRR